The genomic segment GTCCAACTGGTCGAACAGCTCGAAGGCGTAGGACTTCTTGCCCTCGTTACGGTACGGGTTCGTCGACAGGCAGTCGTACCAGCCGAACTCCTTGACCGCGGCGCGGTAGAACGCGCCCATGCCGTCGAGGTCCGCGTCCACCGTCACCACGGTGGCGCCGCAGGCGCGCGCCTGGATCACCTTGGCCGCGTCCGTGCCCGCCGGCACCATCACCACGCTGCGCATGCCCGCCGCCGCGGCATAGGCCGCCACCGAGGCGGCGGCGTTGCCGGTGGACGAGACCGCCGCTGTGTCGAAGCCCAGCTCCACGGCCCGGGAGATGCCCACGCTGTTGCTGCGGTCCTTGAGGGAGCCCGAGGGAAGCAGCGTGTCATTCTTGACGTAGAGACGCTCCATTCCCAGGTGCGCGCCCAGCCCGCGGCAACGGGTGAGCGGGGTGTACCCTTCTCCCAGGGACACCACCGAACCGCGGTTCTTCACAGGGAAGAAATCGAACCAGCGCCACAGGCTCTTGTCGGCGCTGGTGCGGATGACGCGCACGTCGGAGCGGGTGAGGTGACCCAGGTCCACGTGCGCCTCCAGCACGGCGCCGCAGGCCCCGCACGCGAAAGTGTCGTCGGTCACCGCCTCCCAGCCGCACTGCGGACAGCGCAACGCCGCGATCCTGCCCATGACCCCCTCAGGCCCCGGCTTCCCGGGCGTCCTCCCACAGCACCTCGACGGGATGGAGCGCGCGGCGTCCGGTGAGATGCTCGATCTGCTGCCGGCAGGAGATGCCCGAAGCCACCACCCGCGCGTCCTCCGGGGCTGTCTCCACCGCGGGCACCAGACGGCGGTTGGCGATGGTGACCGACACGTCGTAGTGTTCCTTCTCGAAGCCGAAGGACCCGGCCATGCCGCAGCAGCCGGAGTCCACTTCGCGCACCTCGTGTCCGGCGTCGCGCAACACCGACACCGTCGGCGCCATGCCCACCAGCGCCTTCTGGTGGCAATGGCCGTGCAGCAGCACCGGCGGCCGGGGCGAGCCGCCGTTCGTCAACGAGCCCACGACGCCGTCGCGCGCAAGCAGCTCCTCGATGAGCAGCGTCTGGCCCGCTACCAAGCGCGCCGGCTCGTTGCGCAGCAGGTCGGGGTATTCGTCCCGCAGGGTCAGGATGCACGAAGGCTCCAGGCCCACCACGCGCACCCCCTGCTCCACGTGAGGCAGCAGCCGGGCGACGTTCCAGGCGGCGTTGTCCTTGGCTTCCTGCAGCATGCCCTTGGAGATCATCGGCCGCCCGCAGCAGCGCCGCGGCACGGTCATGACGCGGTAGCCGCAATGCTCCAGCAGCCGCGTGGCCGCCACCGCCACGTCGGGGGTGTTGTAGGTGTTGAAGGTGTCGTGGAACAGGATCACCGAGCCGCGGGAGCCGTTGCCCGCGGCGGCGTGCCTCTTCCACCAGTCGTCGAAGTTGTGGCGCGCGAAGCTCGGCAGCGGGCGCCGGCGGTCGATGCCCAGGAGCCGGTCCAGGAGCCAGCGGCTCACCGGGTTGGCGTTGACCCGGTTGGCCACGGGCGCCAGTACCGACCCCCAGCGGCTCAGGGAACCGATGCGCCCGAACAGGCGGCTGCGCAGGGACACGCCGTGGACCTGCTGGTAATGGTGCAGGAACTCGTACTTGAGCTTGGCCATGTCCACGTTGGACGGGCATTCGGCCTTGCAGCCCTTGCATTCGAGGCACAGGTCCAACACCTCGTGGAGCCCTTCGCCGCTGAACTCCGAGCGCGGCACCTTGCCCGACAGCACCGCGCGGAACGCGGTGGCGCGTCCGCGGGTGGAGTGCTTCTCCTCCAGCGTGGCCATATAGGACGGGCACATGGTGCCGCCCAGGGTCTTGCGGCAGGCGCCGGTGCCGTTGCACATCTCCACCGCGGCCACGAAGCCCCCCTGGTCGCTGAAATCGAGCATGGTCCGGGGCTGCCAGGTCTTGTAGGACGTGCCGTAGCGGAGCGAATCGGTCATGGGCGGGGCGTCGACGATCTTGCCGGGGTTCAGCAGGTTGTGCGGGTCGAACAGCCGCTTGACCTTGCGGAATTCCTGGTACAGCTCGGGACCGAAGAGCTTCTCGTTCAGGTGGCTGCGCGCCAGACCGTCGCCGTGCTCGCCGGACATGGCGCCGCCGAACTCCATCACCAGGTCGGAGATCTCGCGCGAGATCACCGTCATCTTCTCCACCTCGCCCGCCTCCTTGAGGTTGATGAACGGGCGGATGTGCATGCACCCCACCGAGCAGTGGCCGTAGTAGCCGGCGCGCACGCCGTGGCCGCCGAGGATCTCGCGGAACCGCTTGATGAACTCCGGCAGCTTCACCGGGTCCACGGCGGTGTCCTCGACGAAGGCGATGGGCTTCTTCTCGCCCTTGACGCCCAGCAGGAGCCCCAACCCTGCCTTGCGCACGCCCCAGATCCGGTTCACCTCCCCCGGCTCGTACGCCACCGACGCCGCGTAGCCCATGCCCTCACGCTGCCGCAGCGCCTCCAGCCGGTCGACCTTGTCGCGCACTTCCTCGGCGGTGTCGCCGTCGTACTCCACCATGAGGATGGCGTCGGGATCGCCCTGCACGAAGCCCAGGCGCTTGGACTGCTCGATGTTGTTCCGCGCCAGGTCCAGGATGGGCTTGTCGGTCAACTCCATGGCGTAGGGGTTGGTGGCGAGGATCGCCTCCGACACCCCGAGCGCGTCCTGGAGGTCGTGGAAATGGAGGACGTCCAGCGCGGTGAACCTGGGCTTCGGCACCAGGCGCATCTTCGCTTCCACCACGCACGCCAGGGTCCCCTCGGAGCCCACGATCAGGCGCGCGAGGTTGAACGGCTGGTCCTTGGTGAACTCGTCCAGGTTGTAGCCCGAAACCCGGCGCATGAGCTTGGGATAGCGCTCGGCGATGAGCGCGCCGGCGGACTCCACCAGGGGCGGCAGGTCGCGGTAGATGCGGTTCTCGAGTCCCTTGCCGTCCTGCTTGGCGGCGAGAGCGCCGGCCGGCAGGTCGCGCAGCACCAC from the Deltaproteobacteria bacterium genome contains:
- a CDS encoding threonine synthase is translated as MGRIAALRCPQCGWEAVTDDTFACGACGAVLEAHVDLGHLTRSDVRVIRTSADKSLWRWFDFFPVKNRGSVVSLGEGYTPLTRCRGLGAHLGMERLYVKNDTLLPSGSLKDRSNSVGISRAVELGFDTAAVSSTGNAAASVAAYAAAAGMRSVVMVPAGTDAAKVIQARACGATVVTVDADLDGMGAFYRAAVKEFGWYDCLSTNPYRNEGKKSYAFELFDQLDEHVPQWIIHPTAGGAGLVAMWKGYQELHGLGWAHRFPRLVAAQSAAAAPIVAALESSSATVEPVSAGATVAESIQVGNPHALGLRALRAVRASGGTGVALSDEEILAAQGLLARMAGIFAEPAAATSLAAAIRLRGEGVIAADDMVVCNVTGHGLKQVGSVDLSTDALEPIGPDLDVLKERLKALESQG
- a CDS encoding FAD-binding protein codes for the protein MAREASQDYRDTEAELRKRVEGEVRFDAYSRLLYATDASIYQVEPVGVVVPRHKGDVQAVIEVANKHRVPVLARGGGTSLAGQTVGHAIVMDFSKYMNQVLEVNREELWCRVQPGLVQDALNSHVAPMGMLFGPDTSTSNRATIGGMIGNNSAGAHSIVYGKTLDHVLELTVLLADGSEVVLRDLPAGALAAKQDGKGLENRIYRDLPPLVESAGALIAERYPKLMRRVSGYNLDEFTKDQPFNLARLIVGSEGTLACVVEAKMRLVPKPRFTALDVLHFHDLQDALGVSEAILATNPYAMELTDKPILDLARNNIEQSKRLGFVQGDPDAILMVEYDGDTAEEVRDKVDRLEALRQREGMGYAASVAYEPGEVNRIWGVRKAGLGLLLGVKGEKKPIAFVEDTAVDPVKLPEFIKRFREILGGHGVRAGYYGHCSVGCMHIRPFINLKEAGEVEKMTVISREISDLVMEFGGAMSGEHGDGLARSHLNEKLFGPELYQEFRKVKRLFDPHNLLNPGKIVDAPPMTDSLRYGTSYKTWQPRTMLDFSDQGGFVAAVEMCNGTGACRKTLGGTMCPSYMATLEEKHSTRGRATAFRAVLSGKVPRSEFSGEGLHEVLDLCLECKGCKAECPSNVDMAKLKYEFLHHYQQVHGVSLRSRLFGRIGSLSRWGSVLAPVANRVNANPVSRWLLDRLLGIDRRRPLPSFARHNFDDWWKRHAAAGNGSRGSVILFHDTFNTYNTPDVAVAATRLLEHCGYRVMTVPRRCCGRPMISKGMLQEAKDNAAWNVARLLPHVEQGVRVVGLEPSCILTLRDEYPDLLRNEPARLVAGQTLLIEELLARDGVVGSLTNGGSPRPPVLLHGHCHQKALVGMAPTVSVLRDAGHEVREVDSGCCGMAGSFGFEKEHYDVSVTIANRRLVPAVETAPEDARVVASGISCRQQIEHLTGRRALHPVEVLWEDAREAGA